A stretch of the Clavibacter sp. B3I6 genome encodes the following:
- a CDS encoding PP2C family protein-serine/threonine phosphatase codes for MDTDLRERQRLETLETLHLFGTGPETRFDRITMMIAEFYRVPIAAIGIIGADAIWMKSSLGLPTPRWARHGTFTDTALAADDGMLVVEDALLDPRLATSTSVTGPLGVRFYAAQHLRAPDGNVIGVFFIADTSPREFGATDRARLAVIGDFFSDELARETDSRRAAEVAHALSPKAAVHLDGYEVAGTSIPAQVVGGDVHDWFVEGGDLRLTLADVMGKGVGAAILAAGVRATIRLASRTHGVRSTMVRTAASLVDDLSTAGSFSTLFHARLSLATGVLTYVDAGHGLSLVVRADGGLQRLHGRHLPLGLEAEDAWEEESVRLDPGDGLVIFSDGLLDFFDDEEATYAFLGALMGRHTSAQGFVDALVKLTPEGQPDDCTVIAVRRTA; via the coding sequence ATGGACACGGACCTCCGCGAGCGCCAGCGCCTCGAGACGCTCGAGACCCTGCACCTGTTCGGCACGGGGCCCGAGACGCGGTTCGACCGGATCACGATGATGATCGCGGAGTTCTACCGCGTGCCCATCGCCGCGATCGGCATCATCGGCGCCGACGCCATCTGGATGAAGTCGAGCCTCGGCCTGCCGACGCCGCGGTGGGCGCGCCACGGCACCTTCACCGACACGGCCCTCGCGGCCGACGACGGCATGCTCGTGGTGGAGGACGCGCTGCTCGATCCGCGACTCGCGACCTCCACCAGCGTCACCGGTCCGCTCGGCGTGCGCTTCTACGCGGCGCAGCACCTGCGCGCCCCCGACGGCAACGTCATCGGCGTCTTCTTCATCGCGGACACGTCGCCGCGCGAGTTCGGCGCGACCGACCGCGCGCGCCTCGCCGTCATCGGGGACTTCTTCTCCGACGAGCTCGCGCGCGAGACCGACAGCCGGCGCGCGGCCGAGGTCGCGCATGCGCTCTCGCCGAAGGCCGCCGTGCACCTCGACGGCTACGAGGTCGCCGGCACGAGCATCCCCGCGCAGGTCGTGGGCGGCGACGTGCACGACTGGTTCGTCGAGGGCGGCGACCTCCGGCTCACCCTCGCCGATGTGATGGGGAAGGGCGTGGGCGCCGCGATCCTCGCCGCCGGCGTGCGCGCGACCATCCGCCTCGCGTCCCGCACGCACGGCGTCCGCAGCACCATGGTGCGCACCGCCGCCTCCCTCGTCGACGATCTCTCGACGGCCGGGTCCTTCTCGACCCTGTTCCACGCGCGGCTGTCGCTGGCGACCGGCGTCCTCACCTACGTCGACGCGGGGCACGGGCTGTCGCTCGTGGTCCGTGCCGACGGCGGCCTGCAGCGCCTGCACGGTCGCCACCTCCCGCTCGGCCTCGAGGCCGAGGACGCGTGGGAGGAGGAGTCCGTGCGCCTCGACCCGGGCGACGGCCTCGTGATCTTCAGCGACGGCCTGCTCGACTTCTTCGACGACGAGGAGGCGACCTACGCCTTCCTCGGCGCGCTCATGGGGCGGCACACATCGGCCCAGGGCTTCGTCGACGCGCTGGTGAAGCTCACGCCCGAGGGGCAGCCGGACGACTGCACGGTCATCGCGGTCCGCCGCACCGCCTGA
- a CDS encoding ribonucleotide-diphosphate reductase subunit beta, producing the protein MSKILGTGIQEGLLLKPVNYQWAMDLYDQAVANTWFPNEIQLGEDIADFKKMTDEERHAITFLMSYFNPNELLVNKALAFGVYPYINAPECHLYLAKQMWEEANHCMSFEYVLETFPIDREAAYNSHVDIPSMARKEEFEVKFIKRMTEQTLDITTTEGKKDFVRNLVAYNVILEGIWFYSGFMVSLSFRQRNLLRNFGSLMDWIVRDESLHLKFGINLILTVLEENPDLQTEEFAAEIKQMILDAVEMEEQYNKDLLPNGILGLNANYINQYVKYLADRRLEELGFEAEYKVSNPAKWMATANDTLQLVNFFESTNTSYESNASATVGAK; encoded by the coding sequence ATGTCGAAGATCCTCGGCACGGGAATCCAGGAGGGCCTCCTCCTCAAGCCCGTCAACTACCAGTGGGCCATGGACCTGTACGACCAGGCCGTCGCGAACACGTGGTTCCCCAACGAGATCCAGCTCGGTGAGGACATCGCGGACTTCAAGAAGATGACGGACGAGGAGCGCCACGCGATCACGTTCCTCATGAGCTACTTCAACCCGAACGAGCTGCTCGTGAACAAGGCGCTCGCGTTCGGCGTGTACCCCTACATCAACGCGCCGGAGTGCCACCTCTACCTGGCGAAGCAGATGTGGGAGGAGGCGAACCACTGCATGTCGTTCGAGTACGTCCTCGAGACGTTCCCGATCGACCGCGAGGCCGCGTACAACTCCCACGTCGACATCCCGTCGATGGCCCGCAAGGAGGAGTTCGAGGTCAAGTTCATCAAGCGCATGACCGAGCAGACCCTCGACATCACCACCACCGAGGGCAAGAAGGACTTCGTCCGGAACCTCGTCGCGTACAACGTGATCCTCGAGGGCATCTGGTTCTACTCGGGCTTCATGGTGTCGCTGTCGTTCCGCCAGCGGAACCTGCTGCGCAACTTCGGCTCGCTCATGGACTGGATCGTCCGCGACGAGTCGCTGCACCTCAAGTTCGGGATCAACCTCATCCTCACGGTGCTCGAGGAGAACCCCGACCTGCAGACGGAGGAGTTCGCCGCCGAGATCAAGCAGATGATCCTCGACGCCGTCGAGATGGAGGAGCAGTACAACAAGGACCTCCTCCCCAACGGCATCCTCGGGCTCAACGCGAACTACATCAACCAGTACGTGAAGTACCTCGCCGACCGCCGCCTCGAGGAGCTCGGCTTCGAGGCCGAGTACAAGGTCTCGAACCCGGCGAAGTGGATGGCCACGGCGAACGACACGCTGCAGCTCGTCAACTTCTTCGAGTCGACGAACACGTCGTACGAGTCGAACGCGTCGGCCACCGTCGGCGCCAAGTAG
- a CDS encoding sulfurtransferase: MDILITPAELDHALRTRDDVRVLDVRWSLGGPPGRPLHEAGHIPGAVYADLDTELAGHGAPEDGRHPLPTTADLERAARRWGVRRGDTVVVHDGGGNMAAARAWWLLRDAGIRDVRLLDGALPAWVAAGLPLATGSTTPDEGDVTLTRGVLPTLDEDATADLARTGVLLDARAGERYRGEVEPMDPRAGHIPGARSAPTAETVGADGAFLPADALRERYAALGIRPGGTVGVYCGSGVTAAHEIAALAIAGIDAALYPGSWSAWSNRPERPVATGAEPGGGR; encoded by the coding sequence ATGGACATCCTCATCACGCCGGCCGAGCTGGACCACGCCCTCCGCACCCGCGACGACGTGCGCGTGCTCGACGTGCGCTGGTCGCTCGGCGGCCCTCCCGGTCGCCCGCTGCACGAGGCCGGGCACATCCCCGGTGCCGTCTACGCGGACCTCGACACCGAGCTCGCCGGGCACGGCGCGCCCGAGGACGGCCGGCACCCCCTGCCGACGACGGCCGACCTCGAGCGGGCCGCGCGCCGCTGGGGCGTCCGGCGGGGCGACACGGTGGTCGTGCACGACGGCGGCGGCAACATGGCGGCCGCGCGCGCGTGGTGGCTGCTGCGTGACGCCGGGATCCGGGACGTGCGGCTCCTCGACGGCGCCCTGCCGGCCTGGGTCGCCGCCGGCCTGCCGCTCGCGACGGGATCCACGACGCCCGACGAGGGCGACGTGACGCTCACCCGCGGCGTGCTCCCGACCCTCGACGAGGACGCCACCGCCGACCTCGCCCGCACCGGCGTCCTCCTCGACGCGCGCGCGGGGGAGCGGTACCGCGGGGAGGTCGAGCCGATGGATCCGCGCGCCGGCCACATCCCCGGCGCCCGGAGCGCTCCCACCGCCGAGACGGTCGGCGCGGACGGTGCGTTCCTCCCCGCCGACGCGCTGCGCGAGCGGTACGCCGCGCTCGGGATCCGGCCGGGTGGGACCGTGGGCGTCTACTGCGGGTCCGGTGTCACGGCCGCGCACGAGATCGCGGCGCTCGCCATCGCGGGGATCGACGCGGCGCTGTACCCGGGGTCCTGGTCGGCGTGGTCGAACCGGCCCGAGCGGCCGGTGGCGACGGGCGCGGAGCCCGGCGGCGGCCGCTGA
- the hrpA gene encoding ATP-dependent RNA helicase HrpA, whose translation MEFSIAYPPELPVSRMRDEIADAIRDNQVVIVAGATGSGKTTQLPKICLELGRESIGHTQPRRLAARTISERIAEELGGEVGQLVGYQVRFTDKVSADTRIKLMTDGILLNELQRDRLLRKYDTIIIDEAHERSLNIDFLLGYLKQLLPRRPDLKLIITSATIDPQSFSKHFGDAPIVEVSGRTYPVEIRYRPLVAEAAVAGEDDELADAPLERPADDRDYLEGINAALDELAGESSGDVLVFLSGENEIRDAEDAIRSRNLPHTEVLPLYGRLSSADQHRVFRPSTQAGVRRRIVLATNVAETSLTVPGIKYVIDAGTARISRYSVRSKVQRLPIEAVSQASANQRSGRSGRTSDGIAIRLYSEEDFLRRPEFTEPEILRTNLAAVILQMVSLGLGDIAAFPFLQPPDSRGIKDGVDLLTELGAVVRSPDGTPALTKVGRDLSRLPIDPRFARMVVESRKHGVSREVMIIVAGLTIQDVRERPLEKRPQADQQHARFVDPTSDFITLLNLWNHLEAKEDELSSSAFRRMCKAEFLNYVRVREWKDVFRQLRQLARPLDLTMNEPKADPDGIHKSLLAGLLSHIGLKDAQKKDYVGARQSRFVVFPGSALAKKQPDAIMSAELVETSRLFARTNAAIDPAWAEPIAGGLVKRTHSEPHWEKKQGATVAWERVTLYGVPIILKRRVQLSRIDPAYARELFIRHALVEGDWESQQAFDRANRRLREELAEVEERTRRRDILNDDEAVFEFYDKRIPRDVASTRAFEGWWKKARQETPDLLTMTAEELLAEDAIDVDEAAFPPTWQQGDQRLSLTYRFEPGAPDDGVTVQVPLALLARLSPAGFDWQVPGMRRDLVTAMIKALPKALRKNVVPAADWADRLLEGLPEPDPQHPVAFTTTIASLIMRKAHVRVADDDFDLDRIPAHLRMTFRVVDERGREVAAGRDLTELQARLSSRARDSVARATARPVERVAGATGSATRGMERTGLTTWDLDELPRFVDTAQGGTGDSRHVIRAYPALVDEGSTVAIRLMATAEDQARAMPGGVRRLLVLAIANPSAYVKQHLTSQEKLMLATSPYPNVQALFDDCLLACIDQVLERVAPGGAIYSKELFETARDRVSGVVMDSMFDTVALVNRILTGYRDAERAIKAATSMQLIGALTDAREQLAGLVHPGFVSATGLARLQRLPAYLSGLTHRVQRLPDQPARDRAWMTEVQKATDLYREAGGIIPSAPHAPESLVHARWMLEELRLSLFAQHLPTAEPVSLQRIRKVLAS comes from the coding sequence ATGGAATTCAGCATCGCGTACCCGCCGGAGCTCCCCGTCAGCCGGATGCGGGACGAGATCGCCGACGCCATCCGCGACAACCAGGTCGTCATCGTCGCGGGCGCTACCGGGTCCGGCAAGACCACGCAGCTGCCGAAGATCTGCCTGGAGCTCGGCCGCGAGAGCATCGGCCACACGCAGCCCCGCCGGCTCGCCGCGCGCACCATCTCGGAGCGCATCGCGGAGGAGCTCGGCGGCGAGGTCGGCCAGCTCGTGGGCTACCAGGTGCGATTCACGGACAAGGTCTCGGCCGACACCCGCATCAAGCTGATGACGGACGGCATCCTCCTCAACGAGCTGCAGCGCGACCGGCTCCTCCGGAAGTACGACACGATCATCATCGACGAGGCCCACGAGCGCAGCCTCAACATCGACTTCCTGCTCGGCTACCTCAAGCAGCTGCTGCCGCGCCGACCCGACCTCAAGCTCATCATCACGTCGGCCACCATCGACCCGCAGAGCTTCTCGAAGCACTTCGGCGACGCGCCCATCGTCGAGGTGTCCGGCCGCACCTACCCGGTGGAGATCCGCTACCGGCCGCTCGTGGCGGAGGCCGCCGTCGCGGGCGAGGACGACGAGCTCGCCGACGCGCCGCTCGAGCGCCCGGCCGACGACCGCGACTACCTCGAGGGGATCAACGCCGCGCTCGACGAGCTCGCGGGCGAGTCCTCGGGCGACGTGCTCGTCTTCCTCAGCGGGGAGAACGAGATCCGCGACGCCGAGGACGCGATCCGCAGCCGGAACCTCCCGCACACCGAGGTGCTGCCGCTCTACGGCCGCCTCTCCTCCGCCGACCAGCACCGCGTCTTCCGGCCGTCGACCCAGGCGGGCGTCCGCCGCCGCATCGTGCTCGCCACCAACGTCGCCGAGACGAGCCTCACGGTGCCCGGCATCAAGTACGTCATCGACGCCGGCACCGCGCGCATCTCGCGCTACTCGGTGCGCTCGAAGGTGCAGCGCCTGCCCATCGAGGCCGTGTCGCAGGCGTCCGCCAACCAGCGCTCCGGGCGATCCGGCCGCACGAGCGACGGCATCGCGATCCGCCTGTACTCCGAGGAGGACTTCCTCCGGCGGCCCGAGTTCACGGAGCCGGAGATCCTCCGCACCAACCTGGCGGCCGTCATCCTGCAGATGGTGTCGCTCGGCCTCGGCGACATCGCCGCGTTCCCGTTCCTCCAGCCGCCGGACTCGCGCGGCATCAAGGACGGCGTCGACCTCCTCACCGAGCTGGGCGCGGTCGTCCGCTCCCCCGACGGCACGCCCGCGCTCACGAAGGTGGGCCGCGACCTGTCGCGCCTGCCGATCGACCCGCGGTTCGCGCGCATGGTGGTCGAGTCCCGGAAGCACGGCGTCAGCCGCGAGGTCATGATCATCGTCGCCGGCCTCACCATCCAGGACGTGCGCGAGCGCCCCCTCGAGAAGCGCCCTCAGGCCGACCAGCAGCACGCGCGGTTCGTGGATCCCACGAGCGACTTCATCACGCTGCTCAACCTGTGGAACCACCTCGAGGCCAAGGAGGACGAGCTCTCCTCGAGCGCGTTCCGCCGCATGTGCAAGGCCGAGTTCCTCAACTACGTGCGCGTGCGCGAGTGGAAGGACGTGTTCCGGCAGCTCCGCCAGCTCGCCCGCCCGCTCGACCTCACCATGAACGAGCCGAAGGCCGACCCCGACGGGATCCACAAGTCGCTCCTCGCGGGCCTCCTCTCCCACATCGGGCTGAAGGACGCGCAGAAGAAGGACTACGTGGGCGCGCGGCAGTCGCGGTTCGTGGTGTTCCCCGGGTCCGCGCTCGCGAAGAAGCAGCCCGACGCGATCATGAGCGCCGAGCTCGTGGAGACCAGCCGCCTGTTCGCGCGCACGAACGCGGCCATCGACCCGGCGTGGGCCGAGCCCATCGCGGGCGGCCTCGTGAAGCGCACGCACAGCGAGCCGCACTGGGAGAAGAAGCAGGGCGCGACCGTGGCGTGGGAGCGGGTGACGCTCTACGGCGTGCCGATCATCCTCAAGCGCCGCGTGCAGCTCTCCCGCATCGACCCGGCGTACGCGCGCGAGCTCTTCATCCGGCACGCGCTCGTCGAGGGCGACTGGGAGTCGCAGCAGGCGTTCGACCGCGCCAACCGCCGCCTCCGCGAGGAGCTCGCCGAGGTGGAGGAGCGCACGCGCCGCCGCGACATCCTCAACGACGACGAGGCCGTCTTCGAGTTCTACGACAAGCGGATCCCGCGCGACGTCGCCTCCACGCGCGCCTTCGAGGGCTGGTGGAAGAAGGCCCGGCAGGAGACGCCCGACCTCCTCACGATGACCGCCGAGGAGCTCCTCGCCGAGGACGCGATCGACGTGGACGAGGCCGCCTTCCCGCCCACCTGGCAGCAGGGCGACCAGCGCCTCTCGCTCACCTACCGCTTCGAGCCGGGCGCGCCCGACGACGGCGTGACCGTCCAGGTCCCCCTCGCGCTCCTCGCGCGCCTGAGCCCCGCCGGGTTCGACTGGCAGGTGCCGGGCATGCGTCGCGACCTCGTCACCGCGATGATCAAGGCCCTGCCGAAGGCGCTGCGCAAGAACGTCGTACCCGCCGCCGACTGGGCCGACCGGCTCCTGGAGGGGCTGCCCGAGCCCGACCCGCAGCACCCCGTGGCGTTCACCACCACGATCGCGTCGCTCATCATGCGGAAGGCGCACGTGCGCGTCGCGGACGACGACTTCGACCTCGACCGGATCCCCGCGCACCTCCGCATGACGTTCCGGGTGGTCGACGAGCGCGGCCGCGAGGTCGCCGCCGGCCGCGACCTCACCGAGCTGCAGGCCCGGCTCTCCAGCCGCGCCCGCGACAGCGTCGCCCGGGCCACCGCGCGCCCAGTGGAGCGCGTCGCCGGGGCGACGGGATCCGCGACCCGCGGCATGGAGCGCACCGGCCTCACCACGTGGGACCTCGACGAGCTGCCCCGCTTCGTCGACACCGCGCAGGGCGGCACGGGCGACAGCCGGCACGTCATCCGCGCTTACCCGGCGCTCGTCGACGAGGGATCCACCGTCGCGATCCGCCTCATGGCGACCGCCGAGGACCAGGCGCGCGCCATGCCCGGCGGCGTACGGCGCCTGCTCGTCCTCGCCATCGCGAACCCCTCCGCCTACGTGAAGCAGCACCTCACGAGCCAGGAGAAGCTGATGCTCGCGACGAGCCCGTACCCGAACGTCCAGGCGCTCTTCGACGACTGCCTGCTCGCGTGCATCGACCAGGTGCTCGAGCGTGTGGCCCCCGGCGGCGCGATCTACTCGAAGGAGCTGTTCGAGACCGCGCGCGACCGCGTCTCGGGCGTCGTCATGGACTCGATGTTCGACACGGTGGCGCTCGTGAACCGGATCCTCACGGGCTACCGCGACGCCGAGCGGGCCATCAAGGCGGCCACGAGCATGCAGCTGATCGGCGCGCTCACCGACGCGCGCGAGCAGCTCGCCGGCCTCGTGCACCCGGGCTTCGTGTCGGCGACCGGCCTCGCGCGCCTGCAGCGCCTGCCCGCCTACCTGTCCGGACTCACGCACCGCGTGCAGCGCCTCCCCGACCAGCCCGCCCGCGACCGCGCGTGGATGACCGAGGTGCAGAAGGCGACCGACCTCTACCGCGAGGCCGGCGGCATCATCCCGTCCGCGCCGCACGCGCCTGAGTCGCTCGTGCACGCCCGGTGGATGCTCGAGGAGCTGCGCCTCAGCCTCTTCGCCCAGCACCTGCCGACGGCCGAGCCGGTGTCGCTGCAGCGCATCCGCAAGGTGCTCGCGAGCTAG
- a CDS encoding ribonucleoside-diphosphate reductase subunit alpha, with protein sequence MSITVVKRDGTREPYDANRINLAIEDATQGLDENIGWVTQIASELEITLFDGISTQQLDEAVIQVALQNVKDDPAFDTVAARLLLKTIYKRVLGDYSSPEELKRLHAEHFARNIQRGVDEMLLDSRLVQLFDLERLAQALEPAHDELLKYIGVVTLNNRYGIKGRNGDALEVPQYFWMRIAMGLTLNEQDPTETAIAFYEKMSKLEYLAAGSTLVNAGTIYPQLANCFVMEMQDDIEHIAKTTRDVMWLTKGTGGIGLSVSKLRAQGSPIRSNNTTSTGPIPFMHTIDSVLRAVSRGGKKFGALCFYMENWHLDFPEFLDLRQNSGDPYRRTRTANTAVWISDEFMKRVQNDEDWYLFDPLEVSDLNELYGKAFSERYAFYVGEAEAGRIRMFKRIKAREQFKSILISLQTTSHPWLTWKDTINNRALNNNTGTIHLSNLCTEITLPQDEDNVSVCNLASINLSQHFADGKVDFAKIEQSARLAVRQLDNLIDITRSSVKEADFSNQQNRAVGLGVMGFTDIVEKLGYSYESEESYDLIDEIMEHVSYAAIDESADLAQERGAYPNFQGSRWSEGLVPLDSIALMEADRGVPVKVNRTTRLDWDALRTKVKGGMRNATLMAIAPTASIGLVAGTTPGLDPQFSQIFSRSTSSGKFLEVNRNLVKDLQELGIWEGVREDILRSQGDIQNIAAIPDHVKATYRTSFQLSPYAFLEVAARAQKWIDQAISRNMYLETRDLGDMMDIYFAGWERGVKTTYYLHMKPRHTAEQSTVKVDKSQDADGTKRKGFGGFGGGAPAAVPATAAGASTSADAPAPQAAPAPRKGFGFGGVGGAR encoded by the coding sequence GTGTCCATCACCGTAGTGAAGCGCGACGGCACGCGGGAGCCGTACGACGCGAACCGCATCAACCTGGCCATCGAGGACGCCACGCAGGGCCTCGACGAGAACATCGGCTGGGTCACGCAGATCGCGTCGGAGCTGGAGATCACCCTCTTCGACGGGATCAGCACCCAGCAGCTCGACGAGGCCGTCATCCAGGTCGCGCTCCAGAACGTGAAGGACGACCCGGCGTTCGACACCGTCGCCGCGCGCCTCCTCCTCAAGACCATCTACAAGCGCGTCCTCGGCGACTACTCGTCGCCCGAGGAGCTCAAGCGCCTCCACGCGGAGCACTTCGCCCGCAACATCCAGCGCGGCGTCGACGAGATGCTCCTCGACTCCCGCCTCGTGCAGCTGTTCGACCTGGAGCGCCTCGCCCAGGCCCTCGAGCCCGCGCACGACGAGCTGCTGAAGTACATCGGCGTCGTCACGCTGAACAACCGCTACGGCATCAAGGGCCGCAACGGCGACGCCCTCGAGGTGCCCCAGTACTTCTGGATGCGCATCGCGATGGGCCTCACGCTCAACGAGCAGGACCCGACCGAGACCGCCATCGCCTTCTACGAGAAGATGTCGAAGCTCGAGTACCTCGCGGCCGGCTCCACCCTCGTCAACGCGGGCACCATCTACCCGCAGCTCGCGAACTGCTTCGTCATGGAGATGCAGGACGACATCGAGCACATCGCGAAGACCACGCGCGACGTCATGTGGCTCACCAAGGGCACGGGCGGCATCGGCCTCTCCGTCTCCAAGCTGCGCGCGCAGGGCTCGCCCATCCGCTCGAACAACACCACCTCCACGGGCCCGATCCCGTTCATGCACACCATCGACTCCGTGCTCCGCGCCGTCAGCCGCGGCGGCAAGAAGTTCGGCGCCCTGTGCTTCTACATGGAGAACTGGCACCTCGACTTCCCCGAGTTCCTCGACCTGCGCCAGAACTCGGGCGACCCGTACCGCCGCACCCGCACCGCGAACACCGCGGTGTGGATCAGCGACGAGTTCATGAAGCGCGTGCAGAACGACGAGGACTGGTACCTCTTCGACCCGCTGGAGGTCTCCGACCTCAACGAGCTCTACGGCAAGGCCTTCTCGGAGCGCTACGCGTTCTACGTCGGCGAGGCCGAGGCCGGTCGCATCCGGATGTTCAAGCGCATCAAGGCGCGCGAGCAGTTCAAGTCGATCCTCATCTCCCTCCAGACCACCAGCCACCCGTGGCTGACCTGGAAGGACACGATCAACAACCGCGCCCTGAACAACAACACGGGCACGATCCACCTCTCGAACCTCTGCACCGAGATCACGCTGCCGCAGGACGAGGACAACGTCTCCGTCTGCAACCTGGCGTCGATCAACCTGTCGCAGCACTTCGCCGACGGCAAGGTCGACTTCGCGAAGATCGAGCAGAGCGCGCGCCTCGCGGTCCGCCAGCTCGACAACCTCATCGACATCACGCGCTCCAGCGTGAAGGAGGCGGACTTCTCCAACCAGCAGAACCGCGCGGTGGGCCTCGGCGTCATGGGCTTCACCGACATCGTGGAGAAGCTCGGCTACTCCTACGAGTCCGAGGAGTCGTACGACCTGATCGACGAGATCATGGAGCACGTCTCCTACGCGGCCATCGACGAGTCGGCCGACCTGGCGCAGGAGCGCGGCGCGTACCCGAACTTCCAGGGCTCGCGCTGGTCGGAGGGCCTCGTGCCGCTCGACTCCATCGCGCTCATGGAGGCGGACCGCGGCGTGCCCGTCAAGGTCAACCGCACCACGCGCCTCGACTGGGACGCGCTGCGCACGAAGGTCAAGGGCGGCATGCGCAACGCGACCCTCATGGCCATCGCGCCCACCGCGTCCATCGGCCTCGTCGCCGGCACCACGCCCGGGCTCGACCCGCAGTTCTCGCAGATCTTCAGCCGCTCCACCTCCTCGGGCAAGTTCCTCGAGGTCAACCGGAACCTGGTGAAGGACCTGCAGGAGCTCGGCATCTGGGAGGGCGTCCGCGAGGACATCCTGCGCAGCCAGGGCGACATCCAGAACATCGCCGCCATCCCCGACCACGTGAAGGCCACGTACCGCACGAGCTTCCAGCTCTCGCCGTACGCCTTCCTCGAGGTCGCGGCGCGTGCGCAGAAGTGGATCGACCAGGCCATCAGCCGCAACATGTACCTCGAGACGCGCGACCTCGGCGACATGATGGACATCTACTTCGCCGGCTGGGAGCGCGGGGTCAAGACCACGTACTACCTGCACATGAAGCCGCGTCACACGGCCGAGCAGTCGACCGTCAAGGTCGACAAGTCGCAAGATGCCGACGGCACCAAGCGCAAGGGCTTCGGCGGATTCGGCGGCGGCGCGCCCGCAGCCGTCCCCGCCACCGCGGCCGGCGCGTCCACGTCCGCGGACGCCCCGGCGCCGCAGGCCGCTCCCGCGCCCCGCAAGGGCTTCGGATTCGGTGGAGTGGGAGGTGCACGCTGA
- a CDS encoding GNAT family N-acetyltransferase — protein MDQPHDTASRHVARDGRAYVTEVVGWDDARGARIRRAMEDEMDVRYEGRHADDPDWPAKAAVAFALDPADVEAVVLLVPEGDEAEAAAHGVIRRLGGELELKKVVVDPAHRGTGLARVLMTELERVGRELGAPRLILQTGDRQPDAVRLYETAGWRPIDVYPPYLPVTNSICFEKPLG, from the coding sequence ATGGACCAGCCGCACGACACCGCCAGCCGACACGTCGCCCGTGATGGGCGCGCCTACGTCACCGAGGTCGTGGGGTGGGACGACGCGCGCGGAGCCCGCATCCGCCGCGCCATGGAGGACGAGATGGACGTCCGCTACGAGGGCCGGCACGCGGACGACCCCGACTGGCCCGCGAAGGCGGCGGTCGCCTTCGCGCTCGACCCCGCGGACGTGGAGGCGGTCGTGCTGCTCGTGCCCGAGGGCGACGAGGCGGAGGCGGCCGCGCACGGCGTCATCCGGCGGCTGGGCGGCGAGCTCGAGCTGAAGAAGGTGGTCGTGGATCCGGCGCACCGCGGCACCGGCCTCGCGCGCGTGCTCATGACGGAGCTCGAGCGGGTCGGCCGGGAGCTCGGCGCGCCGCGGCTGATCCTGCAGACGGGCGACCGGCAGCCGGACGCCGTGCGGCTCTACGAGACCGCGGGGTGGCGGCCGATCGACGTGTACCCGCCGTACCTCCCGGTCACGAACTCGATCTGCTTCGAGAAGCCGCTGGGCTGA